In Fibrobacter sp. UWB10, the genomic window GGTAATACCGTCGAGCAGCGGATTTTCCTCGATCATTTCGAGGATTTCGTCAATATCGATAAAATGACCCCCGTTGAAATCGTGGGTCTGCGGATTCTGACACCCTGGACAATTATGATGACAACCTTGGGTAAAGATTGTCATACGGATTCCGGGACCGTCCACGAAGGATTCGGGTTCGATTCCGGCAATCCGCAAGCGAGGGTATTCGTCCATATTATACGCCGTGCTTCACGCGATCGTTCACTTCGGCACGCTTAGCGTTGTTGAAGCGATCGACGGTACCGACCAGGTAACCCGTGATGCGGCGGATACGTTCGAATCCGATACCTTCACCATACTTGTTCAGTTCTTTTTCAGACATTTGATTCTCCTTACTAGAAATTTTTAACGGATGCCCTTGAAGGCGGGCATACCCGGATAAAGTTTACGCAGTTCCTTGAGTTTTTCTTCGGAAATGGCATGGCCTTCGCTACGTCCGCAACGCGGGCAGCAGTCACCGATAACGCCCACAAATCCGCAAACCGGATCGCGGTCCACCGGGTGGTTGATAGAACCATAACCGATACCCACCTTGGCCATGTGCTGCACAATCTTTTCGAATGCGTCCAGATTCTGCGTCGGGTCGCCATCGAGTTCGACGTAGCTGATGTGACCAGCGTTGGTGAGTGCGTGGTACGGGGCTTCCAGAGAAAGCTTCTTGAAAGCCGAAATCTTGTAGTACACCGGAACGTGGAAAGAGTTGGTGTAGTAATCGCGGTCGGTAACGCCCGGGATAATACCAAACCTTTTCTTGTCCATGCGCACGAAACGGCCGGAAAGGCCTTCGGCAGGTGTTGCAAGCAAGCTGAAGTTGAGGCCCAGACGTTCGGATTCCTTGTCGCAGAATTCGCGCATGTGGCCAATAATCTTGAGGCCGAGTTCCTGAGAAGCTTCGGATTCGCCGTGGTGCTTGCCCGTGAGCATCACCAAGGTTTCGGCAAGGCCGATAAAGCCAATGGAAAGCGTACCGTGCTTAATGACTTCGTCAACGGTATCTTCCCAGCCGAGCTTTTCGGAATCGATCCAAACGCCCTGTCCCATAAGGAACGGGAAGTTCTTGACCTTGCGCTTGCTCTGCACGGCAAAGCGTTCCATGAGCTGGTCGCTCACCAACTGCATCATGCGATCGAGTTCCTTGAAGAACAGGTCGACAGACTTCATCTTGATGGCGATACGCGGAAGGTTGATAGACGTAAAGCTCAAGTTGCCACGTCCAAAGCTGATTTCGCGGCTCGGGTCGTAATGGTTGCCGATCACGCGGGTACGGCAGCCCATGTAGGCAATTTCGGTTTCGGGGTGACCCGGCTTGTAGTACTGCAAGTTGTACGGGGCATCCTGGAAGCTGAAGTTCGGGAACAGGCGCTTGGCGCTCACGCGGCAAGCGAGCTTGAACAGGTCATAGTTCGGATCGCCCGGCTTGAGGCTGATACCGTCCTTGACGCGGAAAATCTGAATCGGGAAGATAGCCGTTTCGCCGCCACCCAAGCCTTCTTCGGTGGTGAGGAGCAAGTTGCGCATCGCCATACGGGCTTCAGGCTCGGTGCACATACCATAGTTGATGCTGGAGAACGGAGTCTGAGCACCGGCGCGGCTGTGCATGGAGTTCAGGTTATGAACGAAAGCTTCCATAGCCTGGAAGGTAGCCTTGTCGGTTTCTTCGTAGGCCATCTTTTCGGCAAACTTCTGGGCGTTCTTTGTCACTTCTTCGCCGTAGGTCTTGGACAGTTCGCGGGCTTCGGCTTCCTGGAACTTTTCGTTCGGAACAAGCGTTGCCACCATGTCCATTTCGGCCATTTCGGTATGAAGCTTCTTTACCACCGGCTGGATTTCTTCTTCGGCCTTGCCGGTGAGAAGAATGAGAGCCTTGACCATGTTAGAAAGGTAGGCCTTGCGGTAAGTGATACGCACACCGTCAGCCATGGCGTAGTCAAAGTTCGGAATAGACTGACCGCCGTGCTGGTCGTTCTGGTTAGACTGAATAGCGATAGCGGCCAAAGCTGCGTAGCTACGGATATCCTTGGGTTCACGCAGATGACCGTGACCAGTGTTGAAGCCATTCTTGAAGAGCTTCTTGAGGTCGATCTGGCAGCAGGTCATGGTAAGGGAATAGAAATCCAAATCGTGGATATGGATATCGCCTTCCATGTGGGCGCGGCTGTGCTCAGGCTTGAGCATCATCATGGTGTAGAAATGCTTTGCAGATTCGGAACCATACTTAAGCATGGTACCCATGGCGGTATCGCCATCGATGTTTGCGTTTTCACGCTTCAGGTCGGATTCCTTGGCAGAGCTGAAGGTAATGTCGCGGAGCGTGTGCATAAGGCGAGTATTGACTTCGCGCACGCGGGTACGTTCGGCACGGTACAAGATATAGCTCTTGGCCGTATCTGCATAACCACCTTCCGTAAGAGCCTTTTCTACAGCATCCTGGATTTCTTCGATGTCAGGGACGTTCTTGCCTTCGGCTTCGAGCTTGCCCACCACATCGGCAGACACCTTAAGAGCCGTGCTCGTGAGCACGTCATCGCTTCCCAACAAATTCAGCTGGCTCTGGGCTGCCTTGATCTGTTCATCGAGTTCACCCGATGCGCGAAAAGCCTTAACAATAGCGTCGGCAATCTTTTCAATGTTGAACGGCATCTCACGGCCGTCGCGCTTCCTTACAGAAACAATCATCTACCAATCCTTGTCCTGTCCGACCGTCTTGCTTCCTAACCCCAGCGAGCAAAACCCACGTCGAACATACTTTTTTCTTTCAATTCCGGTATTTACTATATCTTGTGCCTCTAAAGAACCCCGAAACACAAGATATGGAAAACAATATAACAAAAGTACGTGTCCTTGGAAGGCATTTTTCAAAAAAATAACGCTTTTTCTGTAAATTTAAGCTTACAAAAGCAAACTTATCAACATTCCAGAAAAGGGTCATTCGACCCGATTTTCAACAAAGTAAGCAAAATAAAAGCTAAGGCCTTTATTTATAAGCATTTAGCGATTTTCGCCCTTTCGGACACTTATCAACAGAAAAATAAAAGTTTTTTATAAACTGTGTCTTGACAAAGAAAGAGCTTGTGACTACCCCGGATTATTGGAGCAGTTCTACGACCAAATGAACCGATGCAGAAAGGCTCACCGAGTCCGCAATCGAAGAAAGCAGAGCTTCTTCACTATAATCATTGAACTTGGCAGCCGCCAGAACCGTTCTACCGAACGCAACACCGTCATTGCCACCATTTTCATTGACCGAAATGACCCTGCCGACCTTGCCGCCTACGCTTTCAGCATAGCTTTCGGCTTTGCTCATGGCTTTTTTGCCCACGGCAAGAATGATTTCTTTGCGCAGGGAATCTTCGCCTTGAAGGCGTGCCGAAGTGCGGTTGATTTCGACATCGAGTTCTGCCGAAAGGACTGCGACAGCGGCTGCAGCCACCGAGCGCGAAGAGCAGCGGATTGCAAATGACTGGCTGACCACATAGCCCGTAAGGCTGCGGGTGCCCTTGTCGTAAGACCATTCCTTACGCATGTCGACACTGTTCTGTTCGATATCAGAATTCTGGATATCGAGCTTGTTCATTTGTTCAAAAATCGACTGACGGCGAGTTTCGAGCTGCTTGAAAAGCAGTTCCTTGTCGCGGCCACGCAATTCAAGCATAGCCACCGTCACGAATTCGTTGGCCTCGTACTTACGGGATTCCGAAGCAGACACCTTTACCGTAGACATCTGCGCATCGCTTACCATAGACGGAACCTTCAAGGATTTCGGCATTGCGTTCTGCATGGCGTTATCTTTATTGGTCGTGAGCAGCAAGAAGCCAAGCAGAGCGACCAACAGAACCAAACCCAGCGTTACTTTGTTCATAACTTACCCCTAGTTATTTTATTATTTCCGAGCCTTTAACAAATTGGCAACCGCATTCACAAGCAGGGCAACCACAATCGTTGTCGTCATGCTAATAAAGGGCATCCAAGGCCAGCTAAAGACATCGCCCAAGACCGCAGGCACTCCAAAAGCAGGAATGCCCTGAACAAGAATCAAACTACCCATACCGCAAATTACCGCGGTCACAACCACCCAACTGCGGAGTTTATTTTCGCCCGTTCCAAAGACCTTGTCGGCAAAGAAAGCGAGCAAGAACATACCGAGAAGCGGGCCAGTAAAGAGTCCTGTAAAGAAGAGCGCATTCTTAAGAAGGCTCCCCTGCTGCGTTGCCGCAAACAAGGCAAAGAAAACACCCAGCACGCCCCAGACAACCGTCCAAATCTTGGCACGCTTGAGTCCACCGATTCCGGCGTTTTCGTCCCAATTCAAGAAGTCACGTTCCGACGTATTGCCCAGGGAATTGATGGCACCCGAAAGGCTACTCATGGCAGCCGCACAAATGGCAGCCACAATCAGGCCAGTTACACCTACCGGAAGCCCATTCACAATAAAATACGGGAACACATCGTTCTGGTTCAAGCCTTCAGGGAGCACTGCCACATGAGCCTTCTGATAATAAACATAGAGGGCGGCGCCCACCCAGTAGAACAAGATGGAAACAGCACAGCCAAGCACCATCGAAAGAATGCTCGAACGGTTCGCGGCCTTAACATCTTTACAGCTCAAGTAGCGTTGCACAAACTGCTGGTCGCAACCGCGAATGGCAATTTCAAGGATAGCGTATGCAAAGCCTGCCGACACAAGCGTACGCGCATTCGAAACATCCATCGAAGCATCCCACCACTTGGTCTTGCCCGCTTCGCTTGCAAGGGTCGCCATTTCGCCAAAGCCACCGACCGCATTCGAAATAAGAATCAGCACCAGCACGCCACCGCCAAAGAACACCACGAACTGCATCACGTCGGTCCAAATGACCGCCTTGATACCGCCAAACCAGGTGTAGAAAATGGCAACAGCCGCCGACACGATAATCGCAAGCTTTAGGTCGATATGCAAAATCTGTGCAAGCACAAGCGACGGTGCAAACAAAAGGATACCCGTACGCAACAACAAGTGCAAGCAATAAAATACAGCGGCAAGCCTGCGCACCGGGCGCGAAAAGCGGACTTCGAAAAGTTCGTAAGCGCTGTTAATTCCGGAACTGCGGAACTTAGGAATAAAGACAAGCCCCACCACCACAATACTAATGAAGGCGCCAATCTGGAACATGAGGAACGTCATGTTGTCGCCGTACACATCGGCAGGCGCACCCAAGAACGTTGTGGCACTCACAGACGTTGCAATAAGGCTAATGCCCACGGCCACCCAAGGAATGGAGCCGCCGCCCAGCATATATTCTTTAAGATTCTTGTTACCGCGCGAGACAAATAAGCCGATCGCGATTGAAAGTAACAAGTATGCGACTAAGACAATCCAATCGAGCGCAGTAAACATAAGCTAGACACTCACGGGTTCGGAATCTTGTTTTTCAAACTGTACAACCTGGTTACGGCCGCCTTCTTTAGCGCGGTACAATGCCTGGTCGGCATTGTTGATTGCCTTCTGCAAGTCGCCGTTAAAACTCTGCGTAAGCAGGAATGCACCGATACTCACGGTGACGCGGAGCGGTTCAGAACGATGCACATCGAACACGAGCTTTTCGACCGACTTACGAATGCGTTCAGCCGTTTCGACCATGCCTTCGGCTGTGGTATCGATAAGGGCGACCACGAATTCTTCGCCACCGAAGCGGGCCACGACATCGATATCGCCGCGAATTTCTTTACTGATGGTGTCGGCGATACCCTTGATGACCACGTCACCAATCGGGTGGCCATAAGTATCGTTCACATGCTTGAAGTGGTCAATATCCATCATCAAAAGCCCGATGTGGTACTTGCCGCGGTCGGCGCGAACCTTTTCGCTGCGGAGTTTTTCGAACATCGTCTTCTTGTTAATGAGGCCCGTGTGACCATCGCGCATGGCCTGATCGCAACCCTTTTCGTACTTGCGGGCGCGATTGTAAGCAAAGCCTGCAACGCCGGCAAAGGCCTTGAGCAGTTCCTTTTCGTGATCGTTATACGGCATAGAACTGCTGCTTTCAAGACAGATTGCAATTTCAGCCATGTCAGAATCGTGTTCAGCCGAAATCGGCATCACCAGAATCTGGCGCAGGTTCAAATTCTTGCGTTCGGTATCGTTCAAGCGCGGCAGGTAATCTTTAAAGCCCGGCAAGAAAGAACGTTCCATGGGGCGGTTGCGCATGAGGGCAAGCACGAACACGCCCTTGTCCGAAAGCGTAAAGGTCTTGTTTGCAAACTGCTCGGAATCAACGCCATCGCAGAACACCACGCGGCCCGTCATGTCGTCGCCCTGGTCCATAGCCAAAATGGTAAGGCGGTCGTAAGCCATGTTTGCCTTAACGTAGTTGATAATCTGCTTGTAAATGTCCTTGACCGTCATGGTCTGGAAGAACTTGCGCAGGTAGCTGTAAAGGCCGCTGTACTGCTGCAAGGCAATATGCTTTTGCGCAGAATAGAAGCCCTTGTAGTCGAGCATCGAAATAGAGCTTGCCACAAACGAAAGCGCACGGGCAGTCATATCGTTAAACGCATTCGGGCGAACAGAATCCATAACCAAGGCACCCACGCGAAGGCCCGAGGCATGATCGATCAACGGAACAGCTACCACAGACTTGATCGCCGGATTGTCAACATAGTACATGACGCTCTTGGCACCCGGCAAATCGCCTTCCAGAAGGCGGTTCACGTTACTGCGGAACAGCTGGCCCAAAAGGCCCGAAGTTTCGGAAATGCGCACGCAAGTATTGACAGAAATTTCCTTGTCGTTTGCAAAATTGCGAATACCCCATTCCTTCTGGTTTTCCATTTGCGTAAACACAATCACGGAATTCACGTTCGGCACCACAATCTTTAATGCCAGCAACATGTCGGTCATGGAGCGGTTAATATCGGCGTTAGCACGGGCCCAAACCTGGCTCACCTTGAGGGCGGCTTCGGGTTCGTTTGCAAGGCCCTTGATGCCAATAAATTCAGAACGCAGGTCCGGGGCGATAATCGGGTTACCGGCGGTAGCGCGCTTGGACAACGAAATCACGGGGAGGCCCGCCGTTGCAGACTGGGAATTCGGACCAGCAAGGCGCGGACGGTTCATGCAGGCAAGCACAAACGCAACAACGGCGAAGGGAATGAGAAACAGGAACATTCCCCCCTGGAATGCAAGGCCAAGCAAAAGGCCCGCGACCACGAACAAAATTTCTGCAACAGACATACTTATCCCACTATAAACGGAAGGAACGGTACAGCATTACCACGGAAACGCCGCCATAAACAAAGTGGCTGATCCACGCCGCCCAAAAAGGCGAAAGTGCACCATTTTCTCCCATCTTTAAGCCAATTCTTTCAAGGATATAATAGCTAAAAACAATCAACAGGCCAACCCCGAATTTCTGGGAAAGGCCCCCAGAGCGACTATAACGATGGCAGAGCGCTGCACCAATGAGTAGCACAATCAAATTCATCCAATGAGCGGAACGCTTAAAATGGAGTGCGGTTTCCATGGCTCGCGTGTCTTCGCCCGAACGGCGCAGCACGTTGATTCTTGCCATGACCATCTTGGAATCCATTTCGTCAGCGGTTTGGCGCTCGTTAATCAAATCGCCCGGATGAGTCGTAATCTTGTCGCAGACTTTTTCGCGCTGAATCTGGAACACTTTCACCGTGCCGTCTTTATGGAATTCGCGGCGATGCCCGCGTTCAAACTGCCAGCAACCCGGCGGCGGGTCAATGCTTGAAAGCCTGGCGATAGAATCGAGCGAATCCTTGGCAGGTTCTTCGATCCAGCGGACCACTTTTGCATCGTAGCGTTCGACCAAGCGCCCGTCTTCGCGAAGGAGCAGTACTACGTCGCGGCCAAAGCGGCCCTTGCCCGAATAATGCCTAAAGAACCAGCTCGCGCGTTCGCTGTCGATAAAGGTAAAGTCTCGCTTTTCCTTAATGCGCGGGTTTTTCTTTTTCTGGGCGTTCGTTTCCATGGTTTCCAAGCGCTTGTGGTTAGCGTCAGGGAGCCAGAGTTCGCTCATTTCGTACGAACCGATAGATACCAGCACGCCGAACACAAAAATCGGAATCAAGGTCTTGAACGGAGCCTGGCCGGAACTCTGCATGGCGCTCATTTCGAGATGGCGCGTCATGTTACCGATTGAGGCAAGCACAGCGATAAACAGGGCCACCGGCGAAATCAAGTAAATCATGTAAGGCAGGTAGCTTACATAGTAATCGATAGCATCTTTGGTGTCGCGGGCAAGCCAAGTCTTGATGTTACCCACAAAGTCAATGACCGCAAACATGAGGATTGCGCCCAAGAGCACTAGCAGGAACATCTTCATGAAATTCCACATCATGTACCGGGAGAACTTCATCCGAGCCTCCTGGTAAAGAATCCGAAAATTTTCTTGAAGAAACCGCCCACTGCGCGAACCGCCCTAAAGAACTTGGAATCGCCCGAGAATCGGTCACGTACCATGGCAATCGTAATGAATATGCCAAAAGTTCCAATGATAATGTTCGAGGCCCACATGGCAAGAATCGGGTCAATCAAAAGCCTGTCGGCCATGTTTTCGCCACCAATCAAGCAAATCCAATAAATTACGAAGAACGCAAGGCTATAAAGAATACCTGTACCGATACCGCCCTTGCGAGCCATAATTCCAAGGGGAGCGCCAATCAAGATAAAGATAAAGCAAGCAAAACCGGTGCTATACTTCTTGTGGATTTCGACCGTATACTGCGCTTTGCGCTTGAGTTCGGCTTCCATGCGCCCATACAGCCTTTCAGTCGTTCGTAGAGCAGCAATTTCTTGCACGCGGAGCCGCTGCAAGGACCGCCTGCGCTGGACAGAATCCACCTTCGTGCCACTTTCCAGCGATTCCGGAACAATGGAGTCGCCCAAGACTTGCGAGCGCAAATCGGTTAGCGTGTTCAAGCGTTTTTCAAGAGCCTGATCCTTATATTCCAGATAATGCTTTTCAGCTTCTTCGACCACTTCGGTCATCATTTCAATCGGCATTTCGCGGTCGCTGCGGTAACTGCGGCTACGGCGTTCCAAGCGGTCATCCACGTTCTTCATGGCGAGGTCTTGCGAGAAGTAGCGAATGCGGAAATAGTTTTCGGGGTTGTCGGCATCGGTCATGTGCGTTTCGCCACTGCGCAGGCGAAGCATGAGTGTTGCACCGTTGTCTTCGTATTCCATGGTGGCGCTGTCGGCATACACAATACGGGGTGCACCCTTCTTTTCCATTTCGAAAATCTGAATTCCGTACAAAGTACCCGACACCGGATCAATGCGGTTCACCCACAGTTGCACGTCGGGGAACTGCGTAATAAGCCTGCCCGCATCGATAAACACGTGCGGCTTTTTGCGCGAAACGGCATTCATGAGTTCCACCGAGCGGTGGTTTGCTTCGGGCAGCACCCAGTTGTTAAACACCACCATGAGCACCGAAATAAGCATCGAAACCAAAAGCACCGGGCGCATGAGCGAAAGCGGTGAAATACCAGCCGCCTTGCAGGCCGTGATTTCTTGGTCGCCCGAAAGCCTACCGAAAGCCATAAGGCTTGCCACAAGGACCGCCATCGGAATCGAAAGCGAAAGCATCCAGGCAAGGTTCAACGCAAAGATTTCAAGAACCGTCGAGGCCGGAAGCCCCTTTGAAAGCACATTGTCAAGGATTTTGACTAGAAAGTCTACCACGAACAGGAACGTGATTCCAAAAAGAGCCGCCAAAAAGGGGCCTATGAGCTCTTTCAACACGTAGCGGACTAAAATCATTTTTCTGAACTTACAAAATTTTCTACTTTACGGGGGTAAAATTAGAATTAACCAAAGAAAAAAAATGAACCTGTTCAAAAAGATTCCCTTATTCTTTTGCATTTTAGCCGGAACCGCTTTTTTGGTAGGTTGCGCAACAACCAACCAGCCCAAGATGAAGCACACCGAATGGTGCAAGATTCGTTTTGATAAAGCACAGGAACTTTATAAGAAAGAAAAATACAGCCGCGCTATTGAAAAACTCGAAGACATTCTTTCGACATGCGCCGGTACAGGCTATATGGAACAAGCTCAGTTCTTGATGGCAGAAAGTTTCTTTAACACCGAAGACTGGATCGAAGCCCGTGGCGAATACGGCAGCTTTATTCTGAACTTCCCGGGTTCTCCGTTTATCGAAACCGCCGAATTCCGCAAGGCTATTTCGTCTTTCAACATGGAATTCCGCGTAAGCCGCGACGAAGCGAACACGACGGTCGCCATGAAGGATTTCGAACGCTACCTGTCGAACTACCCGAGTTCTCCGCTGCGCGACTCGGTGAACTACTACTATAACCTGCTCATTGAACGCAGGGCCGAAAAGGAATACCAGACCGCAAGACTTTACCTGCGCATGGACAAGTACCAGGCCGCCGTGATTTATTTCAAGGAATTCCTGGAAACCTACCCCAAGAGCAAGCGCCGCACCGAAGCCCTGTTCCAAATTGCACAGGCTTACAACGAACTCGACCAGTTCGAAACGGCTAAGCTTTACCTGAACATTGCTCGCAACGAGGCCTCGCCCGACGACAAGGACATTCAAAAGCAAATCGAAAAGACCGAAAAGAGCATCGACAAGGCCGAAATTGCTTTTGCCAAGCGCATGAAAAAGGATTCCCAGAAGAAGAGATTCTTCAAGGAAGACCGAGAAATGCAGAACTAATTGTCAGAACTTAGTCGGTAGAGCTTAGAACTTAGAGAGAAGAAAGACGAAAGGTTTGTTGAGCATACTCCTTGTGGCGATTTTTGCCGCATCTGCGATGGCCGCCGAAGAGACTTCGACCCGCGACCGTTCCAGACTTTCAATCTTTCTGCAGCCTGCCGTTTCTTTTTTGGATTTTCCTGAACGCGAATACTTTCAGAACGCCATCGACACGCTCTACCGCAGCTTTAGGGAAGATGCCGTAAACGAAAGCGAATCGCTGAGTGTGGCTAAGCAGGACTTTCAGAAAGTGAACTTCTGTTTCCCGATTACGGCAGGGCTCCAATACCAGCTTTTCAAAGACAACTTTATTAGCGCGGGCGTTAGCTTTATTTACGACAACGAATCGGTGGTGCTAACCGACCGCAAAAACCGCACGCACAACTACAGCTACACCATTCAAGGCGTGCCGCTCTTTTTGGAATACAGACTCGGCATTCCGCGCAACTTTATGAGCCTTTCGGGCGCAAGCCTGTTCAGCATTGCCGTGCGCTGGTACTGGGTACTGCCCGGCACCGAAATTTACACCACCTGGGGCGGGCTCGAAGCAAAGACGCCTCTCCTTGGCGCAGGCTTTGGCGTAAGCCTTGGCTACCTGATTGCCAACTGGAAAAACTTCAACATTTACGGCGACATTGGATTCAGCAGCATTAAGGTTGAATCAGAAAAGAAATTTTCGCACATTGTCCCCGACGGCCCCGATGAAAAAGCCAAGTGGAACATTGGTGGACTCACCATGCAAGTGCGCATTGGTTTTGGGCTCTGGAACGAGCCGGAACCTAAAGAAGATAAAGACGATGATGACGACAAGCCGGAGGAATAATGAGCTTTATTCCGGGCGAAAAGTTGCATTACGCCGAGACGCATTTCAAGTTTAAACTCCCGTGGTCGCTGCTGTACAAGCCGTGGCCCGAAATTTTGGTGGACGCGCCGTTCCAGTTTGTGCCAGGCGTAGAACCTACTTTATGGGTGGTGGTCCGCGACGCGCATCGGTTCCCGACGCTTATTGAGAAGGCGGAAATCAACGGCAAGACCTTTGATTTACAGATACAAGCGAAGGAGCAATTTGGCTTTTACCCGATTAAACTCGGACACTTAGAGCCTGGCGTTCATGAACTGGACTGCAAGATTTACGCACAGCGAATCAGCGAAGACGGTGAACGCACCGCAACTAAAGTTTTCACCCGCTGGAATTACCCAGGATTAAAGCCCAAGCCGCTCAAGATTCACGTGCTTGCCGAAGAACCGCCTAAGGCTCCGGGATTTGTCGCGGGCGAAATGCATTGTCATACACACTACTCGGCAGACCACGTAGAACACGGCGCCTCGCCCGAAGTAATGCAACAGGCGGCCAAAGCCGTCGGGCTCGATTTTGTAAGTTGCACCGACCACGCCTACGACTTTGCCTACACCACAGAAGACTATACCAAAGAAGCCGACACACCGCTCACCCGCTTTGATGCTCTGCGCGAAGAAGTCCGAAAACTGAACGAAGCCGACGACATGCCGCTCATGATTGCGGGCGAAGAAGTTTCGGCTGGCAATTCCAAGGGCGAAAACGTGCACATGACCGCCCTCGGCCCCGAAGGCTATTTGCCCGGGCTCGGCGACTGCGGGCGCAATTGGCTCGACAACAAGCCGACTTTCAAGATTCCCAAGCTCTTGGAAATGACGAAGGCGCATTGCTTTGCCGCACACCCGATGCAGCCCA contains:
- the bamD gene encoding outer membrane protein assembly factor BamD, with amino-acid sequence MNLFKKIPLFFCILAGTAFLVGCATTNQPKMKHTEWCKIRFDKAQELYKKEKYSRAIEKLEDILSTCAGTGYMEQAQFLMAESFFNTEDWIEARGEYGSFILNFPGSPFIETAEFRKAISSFNMEFRVSRDEANTTVAMKDFERYLSNYPSSPLRDSVNYYYNLLIERRAEKEYQTARLYLRMDKYQAAVIYFKEFLETYPKSKRRTEALFQIAQAYNELDQFETAKLYLNIARNEASPDDKDIQKQIEKTEKSIDKAEIAFAKRMKKDSQKKRFFKEDREMQN